In Citrus sinensis cultivar Valencia sweet orange chromosome 4, DVS_A1.0, whole genome shotgun sequence, one DNA window encodes the following:
- the LOC112499031 gene encoding putative defensin-like protein 263 translates to MEKTTLKSTFLVITLCVAAALHDSFLIVPTAEARVMSQEFTCSHDSECLQRCEDHKSKCINGNCICGGGPKQTVLDAILPSACSRSSECIKFCPPKCGIVRCNGGVCFCEC, encoded by the exons ATGGAGAAGACTACTCTCAAGTCCACTTTCTTGGTGATCACCTTATGCGTTGCAGCTGCATTGC ATGATTCGTTCTTAATAGTGCCAACGGCTGAAGCTAGGGTAATGAGCCAAGAATTTACATGTTCACATGACAGTGAGTGCTTGCAGCGTTGTGAAGATCATAAAAGCAAATGTATAAATGGGAACTGCATTTGTGGGGGAGGTCCAAAACAGACTGTTCTTGACGCTATTTTGCCTTCCGCTTGTTCTCGCAGCAGTGAATGCATCAAATTCTGCCCTCCCAAATGTGGAATTGTTAGATGCAATGGAGGAGTATGCTTTTGTGAGTGTTAG